Genomic DNA from Pelosinus sp. UFO1:
TGGTTAAAAGTTGATCCAACGCTTTCTATTGCAGAGGAATTGAATTTGGAAAAACTTGAAAATGAACAAAAGGTTGTAATGTAAAAAGCTAACTAAAAAATGAGAGGAATACATTATGTGTCAAAGGCACAGATACAATCTGTGCCTCAATTATAAAGTAATAGAGATGCTCATCAAAGAGTATGAACGGATTTATCAATCCCTTGATGGAAATATGGCGCAAAGCATGAAAGTATTGCTATAGGTTGGCATTTAATTTGAAAAATATTATTGAAAACAAGGAGGCTATTTGCATGGCATTATCTGAGGAAAAAGTCAGTCAATTAAAAGAAATTACTAAAAAAATGCGTATTGATATTATTAAGACATTATACAAGGTGCAAACTGGTCATCCAGGGGGATCTTTATCAGCTGTAGAAATTATGACAACACTTTATTTTGGTCATATGCGGGTGGATTGTACCACACCGGGTTGTCCAGATCGAGATCGGTTCATCGCTTCGAAGGGACATTGCGCACCAGTAGTCTATACTACACTGGCCTGTAAAGGTTACTTTCCTGCAGAAGAACTTGCTAATTTAAGGCAGCTAGACTGTATGCTTCAAGGTCATCCTGACATGAAACGTATTCCAGGGGTGGATTTGTCGACGGGTTCTTTGGGCCTCGGTCTGTCTGTTGGTGTTGGCTTAGCTTCAGCAGCTAAGCTGGATAAAAAAGACTATAACACCTATGTGCTCTTAGGAGATGGCGAGCTGCAGGAAGGACAAAATTGGGAAGCCTTCATGGCTGGCTCTAAATACAAATTAAACAACCTAATTGCCATTGTTGACTATAACGGTGTTCAATTAGACGGCACAGTAGATGACGTAATGCCTCTTGGGAATTTACGCAAGAAATTTGAAGCCTTTGATTGGCATGTTATTGAATGCGATGGTCATGACCTAGTAGCTTTAGATAAAGCTTTTGAGATGGCTAAACAAGAAACAGGCATGCCATCAGTAATCATTGCAAAAACCGTAAAAGGTAAAGGCGTTTCCTTCATGGAAGGCAAAAACACCTGGCATGGCAAAGCCATTGGCAAGCAAGAATATGAAACAGCGATAGCAGAACTGGGAGGTTGCGTACAATGAAAGCAATGAGAGAAGCTTACGGTGAAGCACTTGTAGAATTGGGAAAAAAGAATACCCAGGTTGTAGCGCTTGATGCGGATGTATCTGGTTCTACCCGTTCTGCATTATTTGGTAAGGCCTTTCCAGACAGGTTTTTCAATGTAGGGATTGCCGAAGGGAACATGGCAGCTATGGCTGCAGGATTTGCTTTGGCAGAAAAGATTCCTTTTATTAATACCTTTGCTTTTTTAATGGCGGTGAGAGCAACGGACCCCATTCGTAGCCTCATTGCTTATAATAAACTGAATGTTAAAGTGGTAGGTGCGTATGGCGGTTTTTCCGACTCTTATGATGGGGGCAGTCACCAAGCCATTGAAGATGTAGCCATCATGCGCTCCCTTCCCAATCTTAAGGTTGTTGTGCCAGCAGATGAGTATTCAGCCAGAGCTTCAGTTACAGCTGTTGCTGAATATATTGGCCCCGTGTATTTAAGACTGAGCAGAGCGGAAGTTCCTCCAGTGTATAGTGAGGAAAATTGTCCATTTGTTATTGGTAAAGGCAATGTCTTGGCAGAGGGTAAAAATGTGACTATTATTGCCAACGGTTATATGGTTCACCGGGCAATGGAAGCTAGAAGAATCCTGCTGGCTGAAGGTATTGAAGCGGAAGTCATTGATATGCATACCGTTAAGCCTATTGATAGCGAGTTAGTGATTAAATCGGCTACTAAAACTGGCGCGGTAGTCACTGCGGAAGAAGCGAGTGTCATTGGTGGCCTTGGTTCAGCAGTAGCTGAAGTGTTGATAGCGAATAAACCTGTACCTATGGAATTTATAGGAGTTAAGGATGTTTTTGGTGAGTCTGGTGATTATAACGAGCTACTGGCTAAGCACGGACTTGATACTCTGTCCATAGTAAAAGCTGCACGAAAGGTTATTGCCAAGAAATAAAATATAAGCATTTTGGAGGCGATTATTCATGAATGAATCCATTCGCAAATATATGAGAGTAGGCTTAATCCACTTTATGGCTTATCCTGCTGTGATAAAAGGGGAAGGCCCTATTGAAGAAACCTTTAAAAAGGTTGCCGTTGACGACTATTTTGAAGTTGCTGAAATCACTTGGATGAAAGATAAAGAAGTAAGAAAAAGTGTCAAACAAATGATTGATACCTCTCATATGACAGTGACCTATGGTGGTCAACCCCGCCTCTTAACAACTGGGTTTAACATCAATAATATTGATGAAGCTGGCCGCTTAACAGCTCTAGCGTCTCTGAAAGAAGGTATTGATGAAGCTTATGAAATGGGAGCAAAAGGTTTTGCTTTCTTGAGTGGCAATTATACAGAAGAGCAAAAAGAAGAAGCTTACCAAGCGCTCATTACATCTACGAAGGAATTATGCCGCTATGCTAAAGAAAAAGGCAATATGCCAGTAGTCCTAGAAGTTTTTGATTATGATGTGGACAAAAAATCACTTATTGGACCAGTAGACTTGGCCAAACGATTTGCACAAGAGATGAGAGCCGAATACGATAACTTTGGCTTGATGGTAGATTTAAGCCATTTACCACTCCTCCATGAAACAGCGAAAGAGTCGCTGATTCCGATTAAAGATTATATTATGCATGCTCATATGGGGAACTGTGTAGTGAAAGATCCATCCTGGCCTGCATATGGTGACGCTCATCCTCGATTTGGTTTCCCAGGTGGAGAAAGTGATGTTGATGAATTGGTAGAATATTTACGAGTGCTAATGGAGATTGGTTTTATCAGTAAAGAAAAACGCCCGATTGTTAGCTTTGAAGTAAAACCCTTCGGAAATGAAGATCCGGACCTTGTAGTTGCCAATGCTAAGAGAGTTTTGAATTTAGCGTGGGAAAAAGTCTAATTACATTGATAGGACTGAGAGAAGTATTAAAAATAAAAAAGAATTGAGAGTTGATAGTTATG
This window encodes:
- a CDS encoding transketolase, which translates into the protein MALSEEKVSQLKEITKKMRIDIIKTLYKVQTGHPGGSLSAVEIMTTLYFGHMRVDCTTPGCPDRDRFIASKGHCAPVVYTTLACKGYFPAEELANLRQLDCMLQGHPDMKRIPGVDLSTGSLGLGLSVGVGLASAAKLDKKDYNTYVLLGDGELQEGQNWEAFMAGSKYKLNNLIAIVDYNGVQLDGTVDDVMPLGNLRKKFEAFDWHVIECDGHDLVALDKAFEMAKQETGMPSVIIAKTVKGKGVSFMEGKNTWHGKAIGKQEYETAIAELGGCVQ
- a CDS encoding transketolase family protein is translated as MKAMREAYGEALVELGKKNTQVVALDADVSGSTRSALFGKAFPDRFFNVGIAEGNMAAMAAGFALAEKIPFINTFAFLMAVRATDPIRSLIAYNKLNVKVVGAYGGFSDSYDGGSHQAIEDVAIMRSLPNLKVVVPADEYSARASVTAVAEYIGPVYLRLSRAEVPPVYSEENCPFVIGKGNVLAEGKNVTIIANGYMVHRAMEARRILLAEGIEAEVIDMHTVKPIDSELVIKSATKTGAVVTAEEASVIGGLGSAVAEVLIANKPVPMEFIGVKDVFGESGDYNELLAKHGLDTLSIVKAARKVIAKK
- a CDS encoding sugar phosphate isomerase/epimerase gives rise to the protein MNESIRKYMRVGLIHFMAYPAVIKGEGPIEETFKKVAVDDYFEVAEITWMKDKEVRKSVKQMIDTSHMTVTYGGQPRLLTTGFNINNIDEAGRLTALASLKEGIDEAYEMGAKGFAFLSGNYTEEQKEEAYQALITSTKELCRYAKEKGNMPVVLEVFDYDVDKKSLIGPVDLAKRFAQEMRAEYDNFGLMVDLSHLPLLHETAKESLIPIKDYIMHAHMGNCVVKDPSWPAYGDAHPRFGFPGGESDVDELVEYLRVLMEIGFISKEKRPIVSFEVKPFGNEDPDLVVANAKRVLNLAWEKV